In Amia ocellicauda isolate fAmiCal2 chromosome 5, fAmiCal2.hap1, whole genome shotgun sequence, a genomic segment contains:
- the fam3c gene encoding protein FAM3C isoform X2, with amino-acid sequence MRAGAFVKLALLVFVVLLAVYAASQLLEFDLDSSIANLFVKSTSSDEHPTKPPRFKCGVSKPCPEGHYAFKMASGAASVVGPKICLEDSILMSGVKNNVGRGINIALVNGKTGQVIKTEYFDMWAGDVNTIIQFLKTIEDGTIVMMATFDDGATKLNDEARKLISDLGSTSISSLGFRDNWIFVGGKGIKTKSPFEQHIKNNAEANKYEGWPEVLEMEGCIPHKQE; translated from the exons ATGAGAGCGGGAG cCTTTGTTAAGCTagctctgctggtttttgtggttttattgGCTGTTTATGCTGCATCACAGCTTTTGGAGTTTGATTTGGACTCCAGTATAGCAAACCTCTTTG TGAAGTCCACCTCTTCAGATGAACACC CCACAAAGCCACCCCGCTTTAAATGTGGGGTTTCAAAACCTTGTCCTGAAGGGCACTATGCATTCAAAATGGCAAGTGGAGCAGCAAGCGTTGTGGGTCCCAAGATCTGTTTGGAAGACTCAAT ATTGATGAGTGGAGTCAAGAACAACGTTGGAAGAGGAATAAATATAGCCTTAGTAAATG GTAAAACCGGACAAGTGATTAAAACGGAGTATTTTGACATGTGGGCTGGAG ATGTAAATACCATAATCCAATTTCTTAAGACCATAGAAGATGGGACAATTGTGATGATGGCGACTTTTGATGACGGTGCAACAAA ACTAAATGACGAGGCAAGAAAACTTATAAGTGATTTGGGCAGCACTAGTATTAGCAGTCTTGGTTTTCGGGATAACTGGATCTTCGTTGGAGGCAAAGGAATCAAAACCAAGAGTCCCTTTGAGCAG CACATTAAGAACAATGCTGAGGCCAATAAGTACGAGGGCTGGCCCGAGGTTTTGGAAATGGAAGGCTGCATCCCTCATAAACAGGAATAG
- the fam3c gene encoding protein FAM3C isoform X1, producing the protein MRAGAFVKLALLVFVVLLAVYAASQLLEFDLDSSIANLFVKSTSSDEHPTKPPRFKCGVSKPCPEGHYAFKMASGAASVVGPKICLEDSILMSGVKNNVGRGINIALVNGKTGQVIKTEYFDMWAGDVNTIIQFLKTIEDGTIVMMATFDDGATKLNDEARKLISDLGSTSISSLGFRDNWIFVGGKGIKTKSPFEQAGVEQWMLHWLLEAPVLHNNAMGELAQTNPIKHRRKIFTFHRCDICMLP; encoded by the exons ATGAGAGCGGGAG cCTTTGTTAAGCTagctctgctggtttttgtggttttattgGCTGTTTATGCTGCATCACAGCTTTTGGAGTTTGATTTGGACTCCAGTATAGCAAACCTCTTTG TGAAGTCCACCTCTTCAGATGAACACC CCACAAAGCCACCCCGCTTTAAATGTGGGGTTTCAAAACCTTGTCCTGAAGGGCACTATGCATTCAAAATGGCAAGTGGAGCAGCAAGCGTTGTGGGTCCCAAGATCTGTTTGGAAGACTCAAT ATTGATGAGTGGAGTCAAGAACAACGTTGGAAGAGGAATAAATATAGCCTTAGTAAATG GTAAAACCGGACAAGTGATTAAAACGGAGTATTTTGACATGTGGGCTGGAG ATGTAAATACCATAATCCAATTTCTTAAGACCATAGAAGATGGGACAATTGTGATGATGGCGACTTTTGATGACGGTGCAACAAA ACTAAATGACGAGGCAAGAAAACTTATAAGTGATTTGGGCAGCACTAGTATTAGCAGTCTTGGTTTTCGGGATAACTGGATCTTCGTTGGAGGCAAAGGAATCAAAACCAAGAGTCCCTTTGAGCAG GCCGGTGTGGAACAATGGATGTTACACTGGCTTCTGGAAGCTCCTGTTCTGCACAATAATGCAATGGGAGAGCTCGCACAAACCAACCCCATAAAACATAGAAGAAaaattttcacttttcacagatGTGACATCTGCATGCTACCATGA
- the wnt16 gene encoding protein Wnt-16, whose translation MERGATFGIFRLCIFLIFIFSLLPFHSQGNWMWLGITPLGVAEKMGCAKLPLSGAQKALCRGKPLVLASVRDGAALALRECQTQFRHERWNCSTRADPAVFGFELTSGTKETAFIYAVMAAGLVQAVTRSCSAGNMTECSCDTSLQGGGSPSEGWHWGGCSDDIQYGMWFSRKFIDNAARNVSARGTDGLFTMNQHNSELGRQAVSRMMSTDCRCHGVSGSCAVKTCWKSMGAFEKVGVFLKDRYENSVQVLDRPSKKVRRKEKEQRRWPVGREDLVYVNKSPNYCLEDRSVGIVGTRGRKCNRTSAGPGGCNLLCCGRGYNTRVERQVRRCGCRFVWCCYVRCRRCESMSDAHTCK comes from the exons ATGGAGAGAGGGGCTACTTTCGGAATATTTCGACTTTGCATTTTCTTGATCTTCATTTTTTCTTTACTCCCTTTCCATTCCCAAGGGAACTGGAT GTGGCTGGGGATTACACCCTTGGGAGTAGCCGAAAAAATGGGATGCGCAAAGCTGCCTCTGAGCGGCGCACAGAAGGCGCTGTGCCGGGGGAAGCCGCTCGTGCTGGCCAGTGTCCGCGACGGAGCCGCGCTCGCGCTGCGCGAGTGTCAGACTCAGTTCCGCCACGAGCGCTGGAACTGCTCGACGCGCGCGGACCCGGCTGTGTTCGGATTCGAGCTCACGAGCG GAACCAAGGAGACAGCATTCATCTACGCTGTGATGGCAGCAGGTCTGGTGCAGGCTGTGACGCGCTCCTGCAGCGCCGGGAACATGACGGAGTGCTCTTGTGACACCAGCCTGCAGGGTGGCGGCTCTCCCAGCGAGGGCTGGCACTGGGGCGGCTGCTCTGATGACATCCAGTACGGCATGTGGTTCAGCAGGAAGTTCATCGATAATGCCGCGAGGAACGTCTCTGCAAGAGGGACGGACGGGCTCTTCACCATGAACCAGCACAACAGCGAGCTCGGCAGGCAG GCTGTGTCCAGGATGATGTCCACGGACTGCCGCTGCCACGGCGTGTCCGGCTCCTGCGCCGTCAAGACCTGCTGGAAGAGCATGGGCGCGTTTGAGAAGGTGGGCGTCTTCCTGAAGGACAGGTACGAGAACAGCGTGCAGGTGCTGGACCGGCCGAGCAAGAAAGTGCGGCGGAAAGAGAAGGAGCAGCGGCGATGGCCCGTCGGCAGGGAAGACCTGGTCTACGTGAACAAGTCCCCCAATTACTGCCTGGAGGACAGGAGCGTGGGCATCGTGGGTACGAGAGGGAGGAAGTGCAACCGCACGTCGGCGGGGCCGGGCGGCTGCAACCTGCTGTGCTGCGGGCGCGGCTACAACACACGCGTGGAGCGGCAGGTGCGGCGCTGCGGGTGCCGCTTCGTGTGGTGCTGCTACGTGCGCTGCCGCCGCTGCGAGAGCATGAGCGACGCGCACACCTGCAAGTAG